A region from the Melospiza melodia melodia isolate bMelMel2 unplaced genomic scaffold, bMelMel2.pri scaffold_37, whole genome shotgun sequence genome encodes:
- the LOC134434476 gene encoding olfactory receptor 14I1-like translates to MSNRSSITHFLLLALADTWQLQLLHFCLLLGISLAALLGNSLIISAIACDHHLHTPMFFFLLNLALTDLGSICTTVPKAMHNSLWNTSSISYSGCAAQLFFFMFFTSAEYFLLTIMCYDRYVSICKPL, encoded by the coding sequence atgtccaacagaaGCTCCATcacgcacttcctcctgctggcattggcagacacatggcagctgcagctcctgcacttctgcctcttgctgggcatctccctggcagccctCCTGGgaaacagcctcatcatcagcgccatagcctgcgaccaccacctgcacactcccatgttcttcttcctgctcaacctggccctcactgacctgggctccatctgcaccactgtccccaaagccatgcacaattccctctggaacaccagcagcatctcctactcaggatgtgctgctcagctctttttctttatgttcttcacctcagcagagtatttcctcctgaccatcatgtgctacgaccgctacgtgtccatctgcaaacccctg